The following are from one region of the Archangium lipolyticum genome:
- a CDS encoding serine/threonine protein kinase encodes MNGAQPSRPGHEGARRQLPHPPRRHDAPEQHLPQVGMEVAGYRLEATLGSGGQGTVFRARRENLLFAVKFIPRPHAASWARRELDVMVKLGLAGGVPLVGHGQWPALEPRFLFLVTPYVHGLPLDAWAREHNPNALEVADLVCQAARQLGVVHAAGVVHRDVKGSNLLVSGERRLVLVDFGVATYEGAPTVTGPLPPGTWPYLSPRVWRSWRGEEDSRASPGDDLWALGVELYQLLTGGLPFRGSEGKLVHAILHEEPRVPHELNPRVPRALGEVCWRMLRKQPGERYADARAVEAALEEVLKQADEAWKVPLCEAWGPHNATTSWQPELGGCVDLLALYERRASYAQRPVRGKPRPPDEMSTQGEPGDVLPGPEEPARPRAPDASAVRSPRLLHAAGAVLALGLSVWLAVHLPPRPSVSTTSPVGTPLAVLPPEFYPITLEPGGQEVAPPWRRLEGDGGAAPEAAATPAPVASATHSQDTRVRTLRKAPQDTPQQPKSTTSTATKAGAALIGCALATGCPGPTTTAVQVRSLPAPTECPADAVQTMKALGFRIGKSETALLPRQDESEPFVPVREGPGTTMRIILENPTAEVPRGSVVSGELFFGTDRIHGRFTQLHTSNGHTYPICMVLVDRSDRIGVGGKQVKPGEKPGTLLMSWSEGVMPVERFK; translated from the coding sequence ATGAACGGAGCCCAGCCTTCTCGGCCAGGACATGAAGGAGCCCGGCGGCAGCTGCCGCATCCGCCTCGACGGCACGACGCGCCGGAGCAGCACCTGCCCCAGGTGGGGATGGAGGTGGCCGGCTACCGGCTGGAGGCCACGCTGGGCAGCGGCGGCCAGGGCACCGTGTTCCGCGCCCGGCGCGAGAACCTGCTCTTCGCGGTGAAGTTCATCCCCCGGCCCCATGCGGCCTCCTGGGCCCGGCGTGAGCTGGACGTCATGGTGAAGCTGGGGCTCGCGGGAGGGGTGCCGTTGGTGGGACACGGCCAGTGGCCCGCCCTCGAACCCCGCTTCCTCTTCCTCGTCACGCCCTATGTGCACGGGCTTCCGCTGGACGCCTGGGCCCGGGAGCACAACCCCAACGCGCTCGAGGTGGCGGACCTGGTGTGTCAGGCCGCGCGGCAGTTGGGGGTGGTACACGCGGCCGGGGTCGTCCACCGGGACGTGAAGGGGTCCAACCTGCTGGTGTCCGGCGAGCGTCGGCTGGTGCTGGTGGACTTCGGGGTGGCCACCTATGAGGGCGCTCCCACGGTGACGGGGCCGCTGCCTCCGGGCACCTGGCCCTATCTCAGTCCCCGGGTGTGGCGCTCCTGGCGCGGTGAGGAGGACTCGCGCGCCAGCCCGGGTGATGACCTCTGGGCCCTGGGCGTGGAGCTCTACCAGTTGCTCACCGGCGGGCTGCCCTTCCGGGGAAGCGAGGGCAAGCTGGTGCACGCCATCCTGCATGAGGAGCCGCGGGTACCGCACGAGCTCAACCCGCGAGTGCCCAGGGCACTGGGAGAGGTGTGCTGGCGCATGCTGCGCAAACAGCCCGGCGAGAGGTACGCGGACGCGCGGGCGGTGGAGGCGGCGCTGGAGGAGGTGCTGAAGCAGGCGGACGAGGCGTGGAAGGTGCCGCTGTGCGAGGCCTGGGGTCCCCACAACGCCACCACCTCGTGGCAGCCGGAGCTGGGGGGATGCGTGGACCTGCTGGCGCTCTACGAGCGCCGGGCCTCCTACGCGCAGCGGCCGGTGAGAGGCAAGCCGCGTCCACCGGACGAGATGTCTACCCAGGGCGAGCCCGGAGACGTGCTGCCTGGACCCGAAGAGCCAGCGAGACCGCGTGCCCCGGATGCGTCCGCCGTGCGCTCGCCTCGGCTGCTCCATGCGGCCGGAGCGGTGCTGGCGCTGGGCCTGAGCGTGTGGCTCGCCGTGCACCTGCCACCACGTCCCTCCGTGTCCACGACCTCACCGGTGGGGACACCCCTGGCCGTCCTACCGCCGGAGTTCTACCCCATCACGCTCGAGCCAGGTGGCCAGGAAGTGGCGCCCCCGTGGCGGCGGCTGGAAGGTGACGGCGGCGCGGCGCCCGAAGCGGCGGCAACCCCCGCGCCCGTCGCCAGCGCGACGCACTCCCAGGACACGCGCGTGAGGACACTTCGCAAGGCGCCCCAGGACACCCCACAGCAGCCCAAGAGCACGACCTCCACGGCCACGAAGGCGGGGGCGGCCCTCATCGGCTGCGCCCTCGCCACCGGTTGCCCCGGCCCCACCACCACCGCCGTCCAGGTGCGGTCCCTGCCCGCTCCCACCGAGTGCCCAGCCGACGCGGTGCAAACCATGAAGGCGCTGGGCTTCCGCATCGGCAAGAGCGAAACCGCCCTGCTCCCCCGACAGGACGAGAGCGAGCCCTTCGTTCCCGTGCGCGAGGGCCCGGGCACCACGATGAGAATCATCTTGGAAAACCCCACAGCGGAGGTGCCCAGGGGCTCCGTGGTCTCGGGCGAGCTCTTCTTCGGCACGGACCGCATCCACGGTCGCTTCACCCAGCTTCACACGTCGAATGGGCACACGTACCCCATCTGCATGGTGCTCGTTGACCGGAGCGACCGCATTGGGGTGGGCGGCAAGCAGGTGAAGCCAGGCGAGAAGCCGGGCACCCTGCTCATGTCGTGGTCCGAGGGCGTCATGCCGGTGGAGCGTTTCAAATAG
- a CDS encoding DUF2381 family protein, translating into MPGLPPTVPLLLALLATTPALAEPPSEVWDTVAARHLELTAESPGQAHEVRISPGLTTNLVFNAPLLRGGVVLEARERFRVVTVDEATGFVALLPSGTLSPGQQLRLEVRFADGAVPASVTFRLMVHPTRAEPQVNVYRQPRSAESFQLEARQEHERAERCEARLAQTQTEQKSPGGLIGLIDSGLVVGGEGVMALDISDTTRQPPGETLKNSKAFSYRAEGRVAVALEVDNTSAQPWAVDAEGVALVGRGGVRLRVLRVWQPEPLPPGGMRRVVVEAEATEEQARGTFLLKLGEAGGPRTVTLRDVTFP; encoded by the coding sequence ATGCCCGGCTTGCCACCCACCGTCCCCCTGCTGCTCGCGCTCCTCGCCACGACACCAGCCCTCGCCGAGCCCCCGTCCGAAGTCTGGGACACGGTGGCCGCTCGCCACCTCGAGCTGACGGCGGAGAGCCCCGGGCAGGCGCACGAGGTGCGTATCAGCCCTGGCCTCACCACCAACCTGGTGTTCAACGCGCCGCTGCTGCGCGGCGGGGTGGTGCTGGAGGCGCGCGAGCGCTTCCGGGTGGTAACGGTGGACGAGGCCACGGGCTTCGTTGCGCTCCTGCCCTCGGGGACGCTGTCACCGGGACAGCAACTGCGCCTGGAGGTGCGCTTCGCGGATGGCGCGGTACCGGCGAGCGTTACCTTCCGGCTGATGGTGCACCCCACCCGGGCCGAGCCGCAGGTGAATGTGTACCGCCAGCCGCGCTCGGCCGAGTCCTTTCAACTGGAGGCGAGACAGGAGCACGAGCGGGCCGAGCGGTGCGAGGCGCGGCTGGCACAAACCCAGACAGAGCAGAAGAGTCCCGGGGGCCTCATCGGGCTCATCGACTCCGGGCTGGTGGTGGGTGGAGAGGGGGTCATGGCCCTGGACATTTCAGACACCACCCGGCAGCCCCCCGGAGAGACCCTCAAGAACAGCAAGGCATTCAGCTACCGCGCAGAGGGACGGGTGGCAGTGGCGCTGGAGGTGGACAACACGAGTGCGCAGCCCTGGGCGGTGGACGCGGAAGGCGTGGCGCTGGTGGGTAGGGGAGGTGTACGGCTGCGGGTACTGCGCGTGTGGCAACCGGAGCCCCTTCCTCCAGGAGGAATGAGACGTGTGGTGGTGGAGGCGGAGGCCACGGAGGAGCAGGCCCGTGGCACCTTCCTCTTGAAGCTGGGGGAGGCCGGCGGACCGCGCACCGTCACCTTGCGTGACGTCACCTTCCCTTGA